The proteins below are encoded in one region of Pseudonocardia sp. DSM 110487:
- a CDS encoding alpha/beta hydrolase has product MDPELEAFVPLLPQIDPDDPVTTRKIFAELVAAVPAPDIAGMEVEDRTVPAAVDVPVRIYRPHQAHGAIVWLHGGGWVVGDRDTEHPWAARLAGGSGAVVISVGYRLAPEHPFPAAFDDAYAVLAWTAEHAAELGVDPDRIAVGGHSAGGGLAAGVALRARDEQGPPIRFQLLNQPGLDDRMETWSARNFTDTPWWNRDRLAAAWRHYLGGAPASPYAAPARAEDLSGLPPVYIATAEFCPNRDEDILYALRLLQAGVPVELHQWAGTFHGSQAIASAEVSQRQIAELGGALRRALAG; this is encoded by the coding sequence ATGGATCCCGAGTTGGAAGCATTCGTCCCGCTGCTCCCGCAGATCGACCCCGACGACCCGGTCACCACGCGCAAGATCTTCGCCGAGCTCGTGGCCGCCGTGCCTGCACCCGACATCGCGGGGATGGAGGTCGAGGACCGCACGGTCCCCGCGGCCGTGGACGTGCCGGTGCGGATCTACCGCCCGCACCAGGCGCACGGCGCCATCGTCTGGCTGCACGGCGGCGGCTGGGTCGTGGGTGACCGCGACACCGAGCACCCGTGGGCCGCCCGGCTCGCCGGCGGATCCGGCGCCGTGGTGATCTCCGTGGGCTACCGGCTCGCCCCCGAGCACCCGTTCCCGGCGGCCTTCGACGACGCATACGCCGTGCTGGCCTGGACGGCCGAACACGCGGCGGAGCTCGGCGTCGACCCGGACCGGATCGCGGTCGGCGGCCACAGCGCAGGCGGCGGCCTGGCGGCGGGGGTGGCGTTGCGGGCACGTGACGAGCAGGGGCCGCCGATCCGCTTCCAGCTGCTCAACCAGCCCGGCCTCGACGACCGGATGGAGACGTGGTCGGCGCGCAACTTCACCGACACCCCGTGGTGGAACCGCGACCGGCTCGCCGCGGCGTGGCGGCACTACCTGGGCGGCGCGCCCGCGTCGCCGTACGCGGCCCCGGCACGGGCCGAGGACCTGTCCGGCCTTCCTCCCGTCTACATCGCCACCGCGGAGTTCTGCCCGAACCGCGACGAGGACATCCTCTACGCGCTGCGTCTGCTCCAGGCGGGCGTCCCGGTCGAGCTGCACCAGTGGGCAGGCACGTTCCACGGATCGCAGGCGATCGCGTCCGCCGAGGTGTCGCAGCGGCAGATCGCCGAGCTCGGCGGTGCCCTGCGGCGCGCGCTGGCCGGGTGA
- a CDS encoding type II toxin-antitoxin system VapC family toxin, whose amino-acid sequence MSRYVIDAPTLLHIVADDVAINPAHRLVGPNLLRSQSLCLLLEAVRRGELTEREALRRYERLTELKIRLLGDRVSRRTAWKIAREHGWETTYDAEYIALTKLQADALVTVDTAMAASRSWSRSRQMTERRPSQLPGTPSPRWRCCRLRWSPLLGADERGGWCREAGIRCPTL is encoded by the coding sequence ATGAGCCGCTACGTGATCGATGCCCCCACGCTCCTGCACATCGTCGCGGACGATGTCGCCATCAATCCCGCGCACCGGCTCGTCGGACCGAACCTGCTCCGCTCCCAGTCGCTGTGCCTGCTGCTCGAGGCCGTGCGCCGAGGTGAGCTCACCGAACGGGAGGCGCTGCGCCGCTACGAGCGCCTCACCGAGCTGAAGATTCGCCTGCTCGGTGACCGGGTTTCGCGGCGCACCGCCTGGAAGATCGCACGGGAGCACGGGTGGGAGACCACCTACGACGCTGAGTACATCGCCCTTACGAAGCTCCAGGCCGACGCGCTCGTGACGGTCGACACCGCGATGGCAGCCTCGCGGAGCTGGTCGCGCTCGCGACAGATGACTGAACGGCGCCCGTCCCAGCTGCCTGGGACACCCAGCCCTCGCTGGAGATGTTGCCGACTGAGATGGTCGCCCCTCCTGGGCGCCGACGAGAGAGGCGGTTGGTGCAGAGAAGCCGGCATCCGCTGCCCCACGCTGTAG
- a CDS encoding phosphotransferase has product MPQATGLERAVFGDVSADEIRAWLERHLRSRLHMDVNDVIFTSGRVAPVYGLRLQDGSTVVLKIHRSPVNTDRLAAASRCQRLLAEAGFPCPVPLDGPAPTEGRIATIESLLDRGHPGNGHDPPVRRSLAASLAAQVDTLRGVTAGSLVTDAPAWARYQDGPWPEPHDPIFDVSTIPDEHRWLDQLAREAADVLAAQPPEPTVIGHSDWACQNVRFAGDEVVASFDWDSLVARPEPVIAGLSAGAFPEGGASGAAAPTPDEVGAYLADYDSSRPTPFTRAEQAAAVAAAAWVLSYNARCTVDLEHRGLLQPEEGSPLQLLGRYRRSYLVLRW; this is encoded by the coding sequence ATGCCGCAGGCGACGGGCCTTGAGCGCGCCGTGTTCGGCGACGTCAGCGCGGACGAGATTCGCGCCTGGCTCGAACGGCACCTGCGATCCCGTCTGCACATGGACGTGAACGACGTCATCTTCACGTCGGGCAGGGTTGCCCCGGTTTACGGGCTTCGCCTCCAGGATGGCTCGACGGTCGTGCTCAAGATCCATCGCAGCCCCGTGAACACCGATCGCCTGGCGGCAGCGTCCCGCTGCCAACGGCTCCTCGCTGAGGCCGGATTCCCATGTCCGGTGCCCCTCGACGGCCCAGCCCCAACCGAGGGACGGATCGCCACCATCGAGTCACTCCTCGATCGCGGTCACCCGGGCAACGGTCACGACCCGCCCGTCCGGCGTTCCCTCGCGGCCTCGCTCGCTGCGCAGGTCGACACGCTTCGCGGAGTCACGGCCGGCTCGCTGGTCACCGACGCACCAGCATGGGCTCGCTACCAGGACGGTCCGTGGCCCGAGCCGCATGATCCGATCTTCGACGTCTCGACCATCCCGGACGAGCACCGCTGGCTTGATCAACTCGCGCGAGAGGCCGCTGACGTGCTGGCGGCACAGCCACCCGAGCCTACGGTCATCGGACACTCGGACTGGGCGTGCCAGAACGTGCGCTTCGCCGGTGACGAGGTGGTGGCATCGTTTGATTGGGACAGCCTCGTCGCACGCCCCGAGCCCGTCATCGCAGGCTTGTCAGCCGGCGCGTTTCCGGAGGGCGGCGCCAGTGGCGCCGCGGCGCCGACTCCGGACGAGGTGGGCGCATACCTCGCCGACTACGACAGCTCGCGACCCACACCCTTCACCCGCGCCGAACAGGCGGCAGCCGTCGCAGCCGCCGCCTGGGTGCTGTCCTACAACGCGCGATGCACGGTCGACCTCGAGCACCGCGGCCTCCTCCAGCCCGAGGAGGGATCACCGCTACAACTGCTCGGCCGCTACCGCCGGTCATACCTCGTGCTGCGCTGGTGA
- a CDS encoding CdaR family transcriptional regulator, which produces MEALVARLSHLDSHVEGALRVVMVYDTLMRRRVDLPVLARTSAGLAECVAGLRLHGTGHAIRFAPDGREASDLPGAASTSVPITLDEEEIGTVWLERPGVPGPLDDVVLDRLAIAAAAVVERYGPAHTTMADPALVELVISADTDDAARSRALRLLGFAADLPVHVVAVRSPLPLDRVGGLICPARPVKAAPLADMGVVLATTVDQSRFPADVRAGIGGAGSPDRSWREARTALRFTTSHQPVVRHGDLGALALLAQIPDDDARANPDVAAIALLAANPDDLETLDAYCATGSHRKAAELLHLHHSSVARRLDQLGKALGVELAEPIGLTRARIALTTWRLLDDRG; this is translated from the coding sequence GTGGAGGCACTGGTCGCACGGCTGTCGCACCTCGATTCCCACGTCGAGGGCGCCCTCCGCGTCGTCATGGTCTACGACACCCTGATGCGCCGACGGGTCGATCTCCCCGTGCTCGCCCGCACGTCGGCCGGCCTGGCCGAGTGCGTGGCAGGCCTCCGGCTGCACGGCACGGGCCATGCGATCCGCTTCGCACCCGACGGCAGGGAGGCGTCGGACCTGCCGGGAGCCGCGTCCACCTCGGTACCCATCACGCTCGACGAGGAGGAGATCGGCACGGTGTGGCTGGAGCGCCCCGGCGTCCCCGGCCCGCTCGACGATGTGGTGCTGGACCGGCTCGCCATCGCCGCCGCCGCGGTCGTCGAGCGGTACGGCCCTGCCCACACCACCATGGCCGACCCCGCCCTCGTCGAACTGGTGATCAGCGCCGACACCGACGACGCGGCCAGGAGCAGGGCGCTGCGGCTACTGGGTTTCGCCGCGGACCTGCCGGTCCACGTCGTCGCCGTGCGGTCGCCGCTACCGCTCGACCGGGTCGGCGGCCTGATCTGCCCGGCCCGCCCGGTGAAGGCGGCGCCACTCGCCGACATGGGCGTCGTGCTGGCGACCACCGTCGACCAGAGCCGGTTCCCGGCCGATGTCCGGGCGGGGATCGGCGGAGCAGGCAGCCCCGACCGCTCCTGGCGGGAGGCCCGCACCGCGCTTCGCTTCACGACCTCGCACCAGCCGGTCGTGCGCCACGGCGATCTGGGTGCGCTGGCGCTGCTCGCCCAGATCCCCGATGACGACGCGCGGGCCAACCCGGACGTCGCGGCGATCGCCCTGCTCGCCGCCAACCCCGACGACCTGGAGACCCTGGACGCCTACTGCGCCACCGGCTCCCACCGCAAGGCGGCCGAGCTGCTCCACCTGCACCACAGCAGCGTCGCCCGCCGCCTCGACCAGCTCGGGAAGGCACTGGGAGTCGAGCTTGCCGAGCCCATCGGGCTGACCCGGGCCAGGATCGCGCTGACCACATGGCGGCTGCTCGACGATCGCGGGTAG
- a CDS encoding FAD-binding and (Fe-S)-binding domain-containing protein yields MSIHTGTPEIASLLRRAGVEVADDEGTRARYSSDASLYRIPPRAVVLPRHADEVEAVLDLCRGAGVPVTARGAGTSVAGNAVGPGVILDFSRYMNRVLDVDPEAGTAVVQPGVVQAELQRAAAPHGLRFGPDPSTHTRCTIGGMIGNNACGARSLGYGRTSDNVVGLRAVTGGGDALRTGRDGAGRPIAHGADGLTDRLHATMAGNLAIARTEFDRFGRQVSGYAVQHLLPERFDLTAALVGSEGTLAVVTEATVRLVGDPAYRTLVVLGFDDIVAAGTAAPAVVAHGPTACEGLDSRLVDVIRARRGPSRIPDLPAGRAWLFVELAGDDRSSVLDRADALIRDIGAVDAVVVDDPEPAGRLWRIREDGAGLAGTAPSGRPAWPGWEDAAVPPAALGEYLTGFDELVDEHGLSCAPYGHFGEGCIHVRLDFPFGERGGSAAFGAFLKDAATLVARCGGTLSGEHGDGRARSELLPLMYSERAIRLFAAVKHAFDPDGLLNPGVLVDPDPATAAVRVDGAFAVRSTGFPLIHDDGDLARAVHRCTGVGKCRADNSGTGGVMCPSYLATRDEKDTTRGRARVLQELIRGDRPDWRAPEVHEALDLCLSCKGCTSDCPTGIDMPTYKSEVLHRAYRGRLRPRSHYSLGRLPRWARMVGRAAPLANGLLAVPGLRRAALWLAGVDERRSIPRFARTPFRRHPSRRREAVGGRPVLLFVDSFSDNFSPAVAEAAAAVLVDAGFSPRYVEHTVCCGLTWITTGQLDAARRILGRTVEELARHVAAGTPIVGLEPSCTAVLRQDAVDLLDSADARAVAANTWTLAELLADQPGWTPPDLTGTTVVAQPHCHQHAVMGWTADRDLLVRAGAAVHAVAGCCGLAGNFGVERGHYEVSVAVAGLNLLPALDADTDAVVLADGFSCRTQIDDLRSRPSMHLAQLLAAALPARRGVSAR; encoded by the coding sequence TTGTCCATCCACACCGGCACCCCCGAGATCGCTTCACTGCTGCGCAGGGCCGGGGTGGAGGTCGCCGACGACGAGGGCACGCGCGCCCGGTACTCCTCGGACGCCTCCCTCTACCGGATCCCGCCGCGTGCCGTGGTCCTGCCCCGCCACGCGGACGAGGTCGAGGCCGTACTCGACCTGTGCCGAGGCGCGGGAGTCCCGGTGACCGCCCGTGGCGCGGGAACGTCGGTCGCCGGGAACGCCGTAGGGCCGGGCGTGATCCTGGACTTCAGCCGGTACATGAACCGCGTGCTCGACGTCGACCCGGAAGCGGGCACGGCGGTCGTGCAGCCGGGCGTCGTCCAGGCGGAACTGCAACGCGCCGCCGCCCCGCACGGGCTGCGGTTCGGACCCGATCCGTCCACCCACACCCGCTGCACCATCGGGGGGATGATCGGGAACAACGCCTGCGGGGCACGCAGCCTCGGCTACGGGCGGACCTCGGACAACGTGGTGGGGCTGCGCGCCGTGACCGGGGGCGGGGACGCCCTGCGCACCGGTCGGGACGGCGCAGGCCGGCCGATCGCGCACGGCGCGGACGGCCTGACGGACCGGCTCCACGCGACGATGGCGGGCAACCTCGCCATCGCCCGGACCGAGTTCGACCGGTTCGGCCGTCAGGTCTCCGGCTACGCGGTCCAGCACCTGCTCCCGGAGCGGTTCGACCTGACGGCGGCGCTGGTCGGCTCCGAGGGAACCCTCGCGGTGGTCACCGAGGCGACCGTGCGACTGGTGGGCGATCCGGCGTACCGGACGCTGGTCGTCCTCGGGTTCGACGACATCGTCGCCGCGGGGACGGCCGCTCCTGCCGTCGTCGCGCACGGGCCGACGGCCTGCGAGGGCCTCGACTCGCGGCTGGTCGACGTCATCCGGGCCCGTCGCGGGCCGTCCCGCATACCCGATCTGCCGGCGGGCCGCGCATGGTTGTTCGTCGAGCTCGCGGGCGATGACCGGAGCTCGGTGCTCGACCGCGCCGACGCCCTGATCCGGGACATCGGCGCGGTCGACGCGGTCGTGGTCGACGATCCGGAGCCCGCCGGGCGGCTGTGGCGGATCCGCGAGGACGGAGCAGGCCTGGCGGGCACCGCACCGTCCGGACGCCCGGCCTGGCCCGGCTGGGAGGACGCGGCCGTCCCGCCAGCGGCACTCGGGGAGTACCTGACCGGCTTCGACGAGCTCGTCGACGAGCACGGTCTGTCCTGCGCGCCGTACGGGCACTTCGGCGAGGGCTGCATCCACGTCCGCCTCGACTTCCCGTTCGGGGAGCGGGGCGGGTCGGCGGCGTTCGGCGCGTTCCTCAAGGACGCCGCGACGCTGGTCGCGCGGTGCGGGGGCACGCTGTCGGGTGAGCACGGCGACGGGCGCGCCCGCAGCGAGCTGCTCCCGCTGATGTACTCGGAGCGGGCGATCCGGCTCTTCGCCGCGGTGAAGCACGCCTTCGACCCGGACGGGCTGCTCAACCCCGGTGTGCTGGTCGATCCGGATCCGGCGACGGCAGCGGTGCGCGTGGACGGGGCGTTCGCGGTGCGGTCGACCGGTTTCCCGCTGATCCACGACGACGGCGATCTGGCCCGTGCCGTGCACCGCTGCACCGGCGTTGGCAAGTGTCGTGCCGACAACTCCGGGACCGGCGGGGTGATGTGCCCGTCCTACCTGGCCACCCGCGACGAGAAGGACACGACCCGTGGCCGGGCCCGGGTCCTGCAGGAGCTCATCCGCGGTGACCGGCCGGACTGGCGGGCGCCGGAGGTGCACGAAGCGCTCGACCTCTGCCTGTCCTGCAAGGGCTGCACCTCCGACTGCCCGACCGGCATCGACATGCCCACCTACAAGTCCGAGGTGCTTCACAGGGCCTATCGGGGGCGGCTGCGGCCCCGGAGCCACTACTCGCTCGGCAGGCTGCCGCGCTGGGCGCGCATGGTCGGGCGTGCGGCACCGCTGGCCAACGGCCTGCTCGCGGTGCCAGGCCTCCGGCGGGCCGCGCTGTGGCTCGCAGGCGTCGACGAGCGCAGGTCCATCCCCCGGTTCGCGCGGACCCCGTTCCGGCGGCACCCGTCCCGCAGGCGCGAGGCCGTCGGGGGGCGCCCGGTCCTGCTGTTCGTCGACAGCTTCTCGGACAACTTCAGCCCCGCGGTCGCCGAGGCGGCCGCGGCGGTCCTGGTCGACGCCGGGTTCTCCCCGCGGTACGTCGAACACACGGTCTGCTGCGGCTTGACCTGGATCACCACCGGCCAGCTCGACGCGGCGCGGCGGATCCTCGGCCGGACGGTCGAGGAGCTGGCGCGACACGTCGCCGCCGGCACCCCGATCGTCGGGCTGGAACCGTCGTGCACGGCGGTGCTCCGCCAGGACGCGGTGGACCTGCTCGACAGCGCGGACGCCCGCGCCGTCGCCGCCAACACCTGGACGCTCGCCGAGCTGCTCGCCGACCAGCCCGGCTGGACGCCGCCCGATCTCACCGGCACGACGGTGGTGGCCCAGCCGCACTGCCACCAGCACGCCGTTATGGGCTGGACGGCCGACCGGGACCTGCTCGTCCGCGCGGGAGCCGCCGTGCACGCGGTGGCGGGGTGCTGCGGCCTCGCCGGGAACTTCGGCGTCGAGCGCGGCCACTACGAGGTGTCGGTGGCCGTGGCCGGGCTGAACCTGCTCCCCGCCCTCGACGCCGACACCGACGCCGTCGTCCTCGCCGACGGCTTCTCGTGCCGTACGCAGATCGACGACCTGCGGTCCCGGCCCTCGATGCACCTCGCCCAGCTGCTCGCCGCGGCCCTCCCGGCACGTCGTGGCGTGAGCGCGCGCTGA